One Stenotrophomonas maltophilia R551-3 genomic window, TGCCGATGTGGAAGATCCAGCACCCGGGTGCGGAGAACATGACCCTGGCGGTGATGGGCTGCATCGTCAACGGGCCGGGCGAGTCGCGGCACGCCAACATCGGTATTTCGTTGCCGGGCACCGGTGAAACCCCGGCTGCGCCCGTATTCGTCGATGGCGAAAAGAAGGTGACCCTGCGCGGCGAGAACATCGCCCAGGACTTCGTCGCCCTGATCGACGACTACGTCGAACGCACCTATGTACGAAACGCCGGATAAGCCTGCGATCCTCGCTGCACCGGAGTCTGCCTCCGGGTTCCGCCACTGGATGGCGAGCAATGCCTGGCGCCTGCTCCTGCTGTTCGGTGGCGTGCTGCTGCCGTTGGCAGGCTTTGTCGCCCTGGCCGACGAGGTGCACGAGTTTGAATCGTTCCATTTCGACGCGCCCCTGCTGTGGCAGATGCATGGCCTGCATTCGCCGCTGCTAGACCGCTTCTTCGTGCTCATCTCCAAGCTGGGCTACGAGTGGTTCCTGATTCCGGCCGACGTGCTGATCATCGGTGTGCTGCTGGGCTACCGGCGCTGGCGCGAGGCCACCTTCGTGGCGGTCAGCTTCGTGGGCTCGGCGCTGTTGAACATGGGCAGCAAGCACTTCTTCCAGCGCCAGCGCCCCAGCCTGTGGGAATCGATCGCGCCGGAATCGACGTTCAGCTTCCCCAGCGGCCATGCGATGGGCTCGATGACCCTGGCGGTGACCCTGGTGCTGCTGGCCTGGAACACCCGCTGGCGCTGGCCGGTGCTGCTGCTGGCACCGGCGTTCAGCCT contains:
- a CDS encoding phosphatase PAP2 family protein, whose amino-acid sequence is MYETPDKPAILAAPESASGFRHWMASNAWRLLLLFGGVLLPLAGFVALADEVHEFESFHFDAPLLWQMHGLHSPLLDRFFVLISKLGYEWFLIPADVLIIGVLLGYRRWREATFVAVSFVGSALLNMGSKHFFQRQRPSLWESIAPESTFSFPSGHAMGSMTLAVTLVLLAWNTRWRWPVLLLAPAFSLLVSVSRVYLGVHYPSDILAGWCAALVWVVGCYLVMFSRRHPWRRHGSPPAKASEASSQGD